A region of Burkholderia lata DNA encodes the following proteins:
- a CDS encoding FUSC family protein → MHDAADQTRAVAPPPRRLNRAAAALIARIDIFTPRGAYVARSVIAAALALGVAYLLELETPYSAASTVLLVINPVQGAVIGKGVWRVVGTIAGMVVAFVLMGCFAQQPLLFILGFAFWLGVCVAGMTLLRHFRASGTVVAGYTIGLATYGAMQHPELTFEHVIGRGSTVAIGVLCMSLVSMLLGTRDVHAKLDALVTRVTADVARVIAAQRNGLAAAPADDKRHALFAGIYGIDDLLALGKAESEDLAQRAAAVRHGMASLFGALAGGTPPLPADSPGAQAVASLQPRLAAAWQAAADALGSGRGGAAHALALLADARESLRAALDGISLGDPRDDAALLIAGERLIEQIDDYCAALDGLVELQRPRPGYRPARVRFYRDTGAALRNGVRSACAIAISGAFWLATGWNQGDMMLLVVAPYCALLATAGNPAAGAQAFIKGTVLAVPAAFVCAFGILPRIEGFPLLVIALALFWMPGIYATSVPKTALAGLAYLVAFNTLTGATNPFRPDVALFLNQSVAWVLATFLTLLTFRLILPRNLATDATRLRRTIRDDTLALVAGKRVMAAGWQQRQQHRIAQLGALLAGQPAAMTQASIEALAALHVGKELLRIRRGAARDGLPDAAQRRVRAGLAGLARHASAPARAARHARRAAHALAGLAAAQPGNTELKWLMAAFADVHVLLHTYAAYFTAVPERARDAQ, encoded by the coding sequence GTGCATGACGCAGCAGATCAGACGCGCGCCGTCGCGCCGCCGCCCCGCCGCCTGAATCGCGCGGCCGCGGCGCTGATCGCGCGCATCGACATCTTCACGCCACGCGGCGCGTATGTCGCGCGCTCGGTCATTGCCGCCGCGCTCGCGCTCGGCGTCGCCTACCTGCTCGAACTGGAAACGCCGTATTCGGCGGCGTCGACGGTGCTGCTCGTGATCAATCCCGTGCAGGGCGCGGTGATCGGCAAGGGTGTGTGGCGCGTGGTCGGCACGATCGCGGGGATGGTCGTCGCGTTCGTGCTGATGGGCTGCTTCGCGCAGCAGCCGCTGCTGTTCATCCTCGGCTTCGCGTTCTGGCTCGGCGTCTGCGTGGCGGGCATGACGCTGCTGCGGCACTTCCGCGCGTCGGGCACCGTGGTGGCCGGCTACACGATCGGCCTCGCGACCTACGGCGCGATGCAGCATCCCGAGCTGACCTTCGAGCACGTGATCGGGCGCGGCTCGACCGTCGCGATCGGCGTGCTGTGCATGAGCCTCGTGTCGATGCTGCTCGGCACGCGCGACGTGCACGCGAAACTCGACGCACTGGTCACGCGCGTCACGGCCGACGTCGCGCGGGTCATCGCCGCGCAGCGCAACGGCCTCGCGGCGGCGCCCGCCGACGACAAGCGGCACGCGCTGTTCGCCGGCATCTACGGCATCGACGATCTGCTCGCGCTCGGCAAGGCCGAATCGGAAGATCTCGCGCAACGCGCGGCTGCCGTGCGGCACGGGATGGCGTCGCTGTTCGGCGCGCTCGCGGGCGGCACGCCACCGTTGCCGGCCGACAGTCCCGGCGCGCAAGCGGTCGCGTCGCTGCAGCCGCGTCTCGCGGCCGCGTGGCAGGCCGCTGCCGACGCATTGGGCAGCGGCCGCGGCGGCGCGGCACACGCGCTTGCGCTGCTGGCCGATGCGCGCGAAAGCCTGCGTGCCGCGCTCGACGGCATCTCACTCGGCGATCCGCGCGACGACGCGGCGCTGCTGATCGCCGGCGAGCGGCTGATCGAACAGATCGACGACTACTGCGCGGCGCTCGACGGGCTCGTCGAATTGCAGCGCCCGCGGCCGGGCTATCGGCCCGCACGGGTGCGCTTTTACCGCGACACGGGTGCGGCCCTGCGCAACGGCGTGCGCTCGGCCTGCGCGATCGCGATCTCCGGTGCGTTCTGGCTCGCCACTGGCTGGAACCAGGGCGACATGATGCTGCTCGTCGTCGCACCGTACTGCGCGCTGCTCGCGACCGCTGGCAACCCGGCCGCCGGCGCGCAGGCGTTCATCAAGGGCACGGTGCTGGCCGTGCCGGCCGCGTTCGTGTGCGCGTTCGGCATCCTGCCGCGCATCGAAGGCTTTCCGTTGCTCGTCATCGCGCTCGCGCTGTTCTGGATGCCCGGCATCTATGCGACGAGCGTGCCGAAGACCGCGCTGGCAGGGCTCGCGTATCTCGTCGCGTTCAACACGCTGACCGGTGCGACCAATCCGTTCCGCCCCGACGTCGCGCTGTTCCTCAACCAGTCGGTCGCGTGGGTGCTCGCCACCTTCCTCACGCTGCTCACGTTCCGGTTGATCCTGCCGCGCAACCTGGCCACCGACGCGACGCGGCTGCGCCGCACGATCCGCGACGACACGCTCGCGCTCGTGGCCGGCAAGCGCGTCATGGCGGCGGGCTGGCAACAGCGCCAGCAGCACCGCATCGCGCAGCTCGGCGCGCTCCTCGCCGGCCAGCCGGCCGCGATGACGCAGGCGAGCATCGAGGCGCTCGCGGCGCTGCACGTCGGCAAGGAACTGCTGCGCATCCGCCGAGGCGCCGCGCGCGACGGGCTGCCCGACGCCGCGCAGCGCCGCGTGCGCGCCGGGCTCGCCGGCCTCGCACGGCACGCGTCCGCCCCCGCGCGCGCGGCCCGGCATGCACGACGTGCCGCGCACGCGCTTGCCGGCCTCGCCGCCGCGCAGCCGGGCAATACCGAACTGAAGTGGCTGATGGCCGCGTTCGCCGACGTCCATGTGCTGCTGCATACGTACGCCGCCTATTTCACCGCCGTTCCGGAGCGCGCCCGCGATGCTCAGTGA
- a CDS encoding LysR family transcriptional regulator: MAPDLNLLISLDALLEEGSVVGAARRMNLSPPAMSRTLARIRETVGDPIFVQAGRKMVPTPRALELRGVVRETVERASQLLAPSAEIDLGTLDKQFNVRANDIFVGLHSSRLLEEMARGMPRAMLRFMPEEDDIDDDALRSGRIDLFISASRRLGPEIRVQPLFTTTFVGLARDDHPIFDDDITPERFARWPHIGVSRRGKSAGPIDDALAARGLARHVLLVVPTPYAAIFALQASDLILPLPEHLARGAVRAGLGVRAFELPVPLETVLITQAWHPRFQSDPAHQWLRRVVRGLCTGQPALHPAHA; the protein is encoded by the coding sequence ATGGCACCCGACCTGAACCTGCTGATTTCGCTCGACGCGCTGCTCGAAGAGGGTAGCGTCGTCGGCGCCGCACGCCGCATGAACCTCAGCCCGCCCGCGATGAGCCGCACGCTCGCGCGCATCCGCGAAACGGTCGGCGACCCGATCTTCGTGCAGGCCGGCCGCAAGATGGTGCCGACGCCGCGCGCGCTCGAACTGCGCGGCGTCGTCCGCGAGACCGTGGAGCGCGCGTCGCAGTTGCTCGCGCCTTCCGCGGAAATCGATCTCGGCACGCTCGACAAGCAGTTCAACGTGCGCGCGAACGACATCTTCGTCGGCCTGCACAGCAGCCGCCTGCTCGAGGAGATGGCGCGCGGGATGCCGCGCGCGATGCTGCGCTTCATGCCCGAGGAAGACGACATCGACGACGACGCGTTGCGCAGCGGCCGCATCGACCTGTTCATCAGCGCATCGCGCCGCCTGGGGCCGGAGATTCGCGTGCAGCCGCTGTTCACGACGACCTTCGTCGGCCTCGCGCGCGACGACCACCCGATCTTCGACGACGACATCACGCCCGAGCGCTTCGCGCGCTGGCCGCACATCGGCGTGTCGCGGCGCGGCAAGTCGGCGGGGCCGATCGACGACGCGCTCGCCGCGCGCGGGCTCGCGCGGCACGTGCTGCTCGTCGTGCCGACGCCGTATGCGGCGATCTTCGCGCTGCAGGCGTCGGACCTGATCCTGCCATTGCCCGAGCATCTCGCGCGCGGCGCGGTGCGGGCCGGGCTCGGCGTGCGCGCGTTCGAACTGCCGGTGCCGCTCGAAACCGTGCTGATCACGCAGGCGTGGCATCCGCGCTTCCAGAGCGACCCCGCGCACCAGTGGTTGCGGCGTGTCGTGCGCGGGCTGTGCACCGGCCAGCCGGCGCTGCATCCGGCGCACGCATGA
- a CDS encoding 3-dehydroquinate synthase II family protein, with amino-acid sequence MKKLSWIDLRNIGELADEITEEALHVGVSAFVVKDAEQAGRLPPSACKVAVVDRQPADAALLEQVQIILVKDGLPVDFAVPDGVEIGVFIEVTGEATLTRACELSTTTPWLLVEFLQDPSKIPLEILLAAADQASGELITVVADLEDAEVTLNVLQRGPEGVLVSPTQVGQATQLVSICSDTVEDLQLEEIEIVGLTHLGPGERVCVDTCSRFEQDEGILVGSYSTGMILISSETHPLPYMPTRPFRVNAAALHSYVVAPDNRTRYLAELESGAEILAVNVQGKARRVVVGRAKVETRPLLLIEAKNAANRAINIIAQDDWHVRVLGPKGSVHNITELKRGDRILGYTLDAQRHVGYPITEFLHEQ; translated from the coding sequence TTGAAGAAGCTTTCCTGGATTGACCTGCGCAACATCGGTGAGCTCGCGGACGAGATCACCGAGGAAGCGTTGCATGTCGGCGTGTCCGCATTCGTCGTGAAGGATGCGGAGCAGGCCGGGCGGTTGCCGCCGAGCGCGTGCAAGGTCGCGGTCGTCGATCGGCAGCCGGCCGATGCCGCGCTGCTGGAGCAGGTGCAGATCATCCTCGTGAAGGATGGCCTGCCGGTCGATTTCGCGGTGCCGGACGGCGTTGAGATCGGCGTGTTCATCGAGGTGACGGGCGAGGCGACGCTCACGCGCGCATGCGAGCTGTCGACCACGACGCCGTGGCTGCTCGTCGAATTCCTGCAGGACCCGAGCAAGATCCCGCTCGAGATCCTGCTGGCCGCCGCCGATCAGGCGTCGGGCGAGCTGATCACCGTCGTGGCCGACCTGGAGGATGCGGAGGTCACGCTGAACGTACTGCAGCGCGGCCCCGAAGGCGTGCTGGTCTCGCCGACGCAGGTCGGGCAGGCCACGCAGCTCGTGTCGATCTGCAGCGACACGGTCGAGGATCTGCAGCTCGAGGAAATCGAGATCGTCGGACTCACGCACCTCGGGCCGGGCGAACGCGTGTGCGTCGATACCTGCTCGCGTTTCGAACAGGACGAGGGCATCCTCGTCGGCTCGTATTCGACCGGCATGATCCTCATCAGCAGCGAGACGCACCCGCTGCCGTACATGCCGACCCGCCCGTTCCGCGTGAACGCGGCCGCGCTTCATTCGTACGTCGTCGCGCCGGACAACCGCACGCGCTATCTCGCCGAGCTTGAATCGGGCGCGGAGATCCTCGCCGTCAACGTGCAGGGCAAGGCACGCCGCGTCGTGGTCGGGCGCGCGAAAGTCGAGACGCGGCCGCTGCTGCTGATCGAAGCGAAGAATGCCGCCAATCGCGCGATCAACATCATCGCGCAGGACGACTGGCACGTGCGCGTGCTCGGGCCGAAGGGCAGCGTGCACAACATCACGGAGCTCAAGCGCGGCGACCGCATCCTCGGCTACACGCTCGATGCGCAGCGCCACGTCGGCTACCCGATCACGGAATTCCTGCACGAGCAGTGA
- a CDS encoding FAD-dependent monooxygenase, with protein MTPSLSLDTIVVGAGIGGLAAALALRRAGHRVTVLEQSRAFREVGAGLQVVPNATRALRALGVLDRQRLAAVAPTATIRRRWQDGSLLGSFPLGNEVEAAFNAPYWNAHRADLHAALLDAVRDPYTAGPPVAVLGGIAVRGLDACGPDGATLVDAAGTRWRADLVVAADGIHSTLRHALLGDDAPHYSGDDAYRALIDVDAIDPQSPVFEIVKEPQVTIWLGPGRHAIHYWVRDRRLLNLVVIVPGDGSTRESWSSKGDRATLEAELDGWDPRLVGLIRCASDLSRWSLHDRQPLTRWVWDSVCLLGDACHPMLPYQSQGAAQALEDAVVLGRCVTGLASKEALGAALVEYQRLRIDRSARIQLASAGNGGVFHLPDGPEQQARDAELKSRRADFKSYHWTWADAYQL; from the coding sequence ATGACACCTTCCCTGTCACTCGACACGATCGTCGTCGGCGCCGGGATCGGCGGCCTGGCCGCCGCGCTCGCGCTGCGCCGCGCCGGCCATCGCGTCACGGTCCTCGAGCAAAGCCGGGCGTTCCGGGAAGTCGGCGCGGGGCTGCAGGTCGTGCCGAACGCCACGCGCGCGCTGCGCGCGCTCGGCGTGCTCGACCGGCAGCGGCTGGCCGCCGTCGCCCCGACCGCGACGATCCGCCGCCGCTGGCAGGACGGCAGCCTGCTCGGCTCCTTCCCGCTCGGCAACGAGGTTGAAGCCGCCTTCAACGCACCGTACTGGAACGCGCATCGCGCCGACCTGCATGCCGCGCTGCTCGACGCCGTGCGCGACCCGTACACGGCGGGCCCGCCGGTCGCCGTGCTCGGCGGCATCGCGGTGCGCGGGCTCGATGCATGCGGGCCGGACGGCGCGACGCTCGTCGATGCGGCGGGCACGCGCTGGCGCGCGGATCTGGTCGTCGCGGCCGACGGCATTCATTCGACGCTGCGCCACGCGCTGCTCGGCGACGACGCACCGCACTACAGCGGCGACGACGCGTATCGCGCGCTGATCGACGTCGACGCGATCGATCCGCAATCGCCCGTGTTCGAGATCGTCAAGGAACCGCAGGTGACGATCTGGCTCGGGCCCGGTCGGCACGCGATCCATTACTGGGTGCGCGATCGCCGGCTGCTGAACCTCGTCGTGATCGTGCCGGGCGACGGCAGCACGCGCGAATCGTGGAGCAGCAAGGGGGATCGCGCGACGCTCGAGGCCGAGCTCGACGGCTGGGATCCGCGCCTCGTCGGGCTGATCCGCTGCGCGTCGGACCTGAGCCGCTGGTCGCTGCACGACCGCCAGCCGCTCACGCGCTGGGTGTGGGACAGCGTGTGCCTGCTCGGCGACGCGTGCCATCCGATGCTGCCGTACCAGTCGCAGGGCGCCGCGCAGGCGCTCGAGGACGCGGTCGTGCTCGGCCGGTGCGTGACGGGGCTCGCGTCGAAGGAAGCCCTCGGCGCCGCGCTGGTCGAGTACCAGCGCTTGCGGATCGACCGCAGCGCACGGATCCAGCTTGCGTCGGCCGGCAACGGCGGCGTGTTCCACCTGCCCGACGGCCCCGAGCAACAGGCGCGCGACGCCGAGCTCAAGTCGCGCCGCGCCGACTTCAAGTCCTACCACTGGACCTGGGCCGACGCGTACCAGCTTTGA
- a CDS encoding flavin reductase family protein: MMNTVDIAQQLKQAMRGVAATVTIVTTGGDGAAAAPCALTASSFTSVALDPPTVLVCINRRASIHASITGHRRFCVNALRSCHVPLALACSTTGSDARFAHDAWRTDAATGLPYLENAQTSFFCDTLEQVEVGSHSILVGRVTRVAMSDDVNPLMYVNGAFAAVRSLPPDAGAGQ; the protein is encoded by the coding sequence ATGATGAACACCGTGGACATTGCGCAGCAACTGAAACAGGCGATGCGCGGCGTAGCCGCCACCGTCACGATCGTCACGACCGGTGGCGACGGCGCCGCAGCCGCACCGTGCGCGCTGACCGCCAGCTCGTTCACGTCGGTCGCGCTCGATCCGCCGACCGTGCTGGTGTGCATCAACCGGCGCGCCAGCATTCACGCGTCGATCACCGGCCACCGGCGCTTCTGCGTGAACGCGCTGCGAAGCTGCCACGTGCCGCTCGCGCTCGCGTGCAGCACGACGGGCTCCGATGCGCGTTTCGCGCACGACGCATGGCGCACCGACGCGGCCACCGGCCTGCCGTACCTCGAGAACGCGCAGACGTCGTTCTTCTGCGACACGCTCGAACAGGTCGAGGTCGGCTCGCATTCGATCCTGGTCGGACGGGTCACGCGCGTCGCGATGTCCGACGACGTGAACCCGCTGATGTACGTGAACGGCGCGTTCGCCGCCGTCCGCTCGCTGCCGCCCGATGCCGGCGCCGGCCAATGA
- a CDS encoding LLM class flavin-dependent oxidoreductase, whose translation MSFLPDTGPADRPAADYYANALKLSTLGDKLGYAYVKMTEHYLKPYGGYSPSPLMFLAAAAAQTKSIRLMTGGIQASFHHPIQLAAEAAQLDAISNGRLELGFARAFLPYEFDAFGIDLDSSKARFQQTIDATVRLLTEESVSEDTPFFRYRDAQSLPRPTQQPCPPVWVAALLTPSSFEWIGERGFNLLMAAPPRKDALAKTQDMVALYRETFERHHGHTGRRPQVAISIPLMIGTSDAHALALAEPRLRHHWRYFAEAAKSWEQVQSSAYQGYNEAMKNKMGGMDTADLDATAVLGTPDTVRQRIRALEADLGLDAILWHIDYGAQPYELMSNNLEVFARDVLPGL comes from the coding sequence GTGTCCTTTCTGCCCGATACCGGCCCGGCCGACCGCCCGGCTGCTGATTACTACGCGAACGCGCTGAAGCTCAGCACGCTGGGCGACAAGCTCGGCTACGCGTACGTGAAGATGACCGAGCACTACCTGAAGCCCTACGGCGGCTACAGCCCGTCGCCGCTGATGTTCCTCGCAGCCGCCGCCGCGCAGACGAAGTCGATCCGCCTGATGACGGGCGGCATCCAGGCGTCGTTCCATCATCCGATCCAGCTCGCGGCCGAAGCCGCACAGCTCGACGCGATCTCGAACGGGCGGCTCGAACTGGGCTTCGCGCGCGCGTTCCTGCCGTACGAATTCGATGCGTTCGGCATCGATCTCGATTCGAGCAAGGCGCGCTTCCAGCAGACGATCGACGCGACGGTGCGGCTGCTGACCGAGGAATCGGTCAGCGAGGACACGCCGTTCTTCCGCTACCGCGACGCGCAATCACTGCCGCGCCCGACGCAGCAGCCGTGCCCGCCGGTCTGGGTCGCGGCGCTGCTCACGCCGTCGAGCTTCGAGTGGATCGGCGAACGCGGCTTCAACCTGCTGATGGCCGCGCCGCCGCGCAAGGACGCGCTCGCGAAGACGCAGGACATGGTGGCGCTCTATCGCGAGACGTTCGAGCGCCATCACGGCCATACGGGCCGCCGGCCGCAGGTCGCGATCAGCATCCCGCTGATGATCGGCACGTCGGACGCGCACGCGCTGGCGCTCGCGGAACCGCGCCTGCGCCATCACTGGCGCTATTTCGCGGAAGCCGCGAAGTCGTGGGAGCAGGTGCAGTCGTCGGCGTACCAGGGCTACAACGAGGCGATGAAGAACAAGATGGGCGGCATGGACACGGCCGACCTCGACGCGACCGCCGTGCTCGGCACGCCCGACACCGTGCGCCAGCGCATTCGCGCACTGGAAGCCGATCTCGGGCTCGACGCGATCCTGTGGCACATCGACTATGGCGCGCAGCCGTACGAGCTGATGAGCAACAACCTGGAGGTGTTCGCCCGCGACGTGCTGCCTGGACTATGA
- a CDS encoding class I fructose-bisphosphate aldolase family protein, with the protein MNALLSVSGKALRMRRVVRAASGKCLMVPLDHSLADGPIAHPQQLRQLVGDIAVHGGDAIVVHRGRARFLSPDVLNDLALVVHLNGCTRYAEDVNAKTLFASVEDALACGADAVSVHVNLGSKTESQQLLDLSRIATECARWSLPLLAMIYPRGPGLGDRPQTELIAHAANVAADLGADIVKLPYSGDAASMADIIAGSSLPVLVAGGAKLPEDEFVAFTSRVMNAGALGIAAGRNVFAAPKAAPLIRRLSDAVHGVERRAAHLAA; encoded by the coding sequence ATGAACGCTCTTCTATCGGTTTCTGGCAAGGCGCTCAGGATGCGGCGGGTGGTGCGTGCCGCGTCGGGCAAGTGCCTGATGGTGCCGCTCGATCATTCGCTCGCGGACGGGCCCATCGCCCATCCGCAGCAGTTGCGGCAACTGGTTGGCGACATCGCCGTGCATGGCGGCGATGCGATCGTCGTGCATCGCGGCCGCGCGCGCTTCCTGTCGCCCGACGTGCTGAACGATCTCGCGCTCGTCGTGCACCTGAACGGCTGCACGCGCTACGCGGAGGACGTGAACGCGAAGACGCTGTTCGCGAGCGTCGAGGATGCGCTGGCATGCGGCGCGGACGCGGTCAGCGTGCACGTGAATCTCGGCTCGAAGACGGAAAGCCAGCAACTGCTCGACCTGAGCCGCATCGCGACCGAGTGTGCGCGCTGGTCGCTGCCGCTGCTCGCGATGATCTATCCGCGCGGCCCGGGCCTCGGCGATCGTCCGCAGACCGAACTGATTGCCCACGCGGCGAACGTCGCGGCGGATCTCGGCGCCGACATCGTCAAGCTGCCGTACAGCGGCGATGCCGCGAGCATGGCCGACATCATCGCCGGCTCGTCGCTGCCGGTGCTGGTCGCGGGCGGCGCGAAGCTGCCGGAAGACGAGTTCGTCGCGTTCACGTCGCGCGTGATGAATGCAGGTGCGCTCGGCATTGCAGCCGGCCGCAACGTGTTCGCCGCGCCGAAGGCCGCACCGCTGATCCGCCGCCTGTCCGATGCCGTGCACGGCGTCGAGCGGCGTGCCGCGCACCTGGCCGCCTGA
- a CDS encoding methyltransferase — protein sequence MENAAKQVLDTLFGRWRSRILYAGTRLGVFDAVTTDTPASSAALAAKLDVDEPLLYRLLRALASLGLLDEDTRRGFRATASGALLHADAPSTLRDFVLLQEGPEHYAIWAHLPDMVREGQQNGFVREFGAMAFDYAKDHERYRTDFKRAMSSFSTVQSEQVVDALRDVTFAPGTHACDIGGGQGHMLCSVLRRFQSLTGVVFDLPEVIDGDADDWAQRMGVSARCSKAGGNMFDAVPAADVYLLKLILHDWNDDECVAILKRARESARDGARVFVIERVVPAPGVAHFSKLYDIHMMCWGSGRERTRDEYDALLVAAGWRPAGVRPAPDGQIDVIEAVAA from the coding sequence ATGGAAAATGCGGCAAAACAGGTGCTGGATACGCTGTTCGGACGGTGGCGCAGCCGGATCCTGTATGCGGGCACGCGGCTCGGCGTGTTCGATGCGGTGACGACCGACACGCCGGCGTCGTCGGCCGCGCTCGCGGCGAAGCTCGACGTCGACGAGCCGCTGCTGTACCGGCTGCTGCGCGCGCTTGCCTCGCTCGGCCTGCTCGACGAGGACACGCGCCGCGGCTTCCGGGCCACCGCGTCGGGGGCGCTGCTGCATGCGGACGCCCCGAGCACGCTGCGCGATTTCGTGCTGCTGCAGGAGGGGCCCGAGCACTACGCGATCTGGGCGCACCTGCCCGACATGGTGCGCGAGGGGCAGCAGAACGGCTTCGTTCGCGAGTTCGGCGCGATGGCGTTCGACTATGCGAAGGACCACGAACGCTACCGGACCGATTTCAAGCGTGCGATGTCGAGCTTTTCTACCGTGCAGTCGGAGCAGGTCGTCGATGCGCTGCGCGACGTCACGTTCGCGCCGGGCACGCATGCGTGCGACATCGGCGGCGGCCAGGGGCACATGCTCTGCAGCGTGTTGCGACGGTTCCAGTCACTGACCGGCGTCGTGTTCGACCTGCCCGAAGTGATCGATGGCGACGCCGATGACTGGGCGCAGCGGATGGGCGTGAGCGCACGTTGCAGCAAGGCGGGCGGCAACATGTTCGACGCGGTGCCGGCGGCCGACGTCTACCTGCTGAAGCTGATCCTGCACGACTGGAACGACGACGAGTGCGTGGCGATTCTCAAGCGGGCGCGCGAAAGCGCGCGGGACGGCGCGCGTGTGTTCGTGATCGAACGGGTCGTGCCGGCGCCGGGCGTCGCGCATTTCTCGAAGCTCTACGACATCCACATGATGTGCTGGGGCAGTGGCCGCGAACGCACGCGGGACGAATACGACGCGCTGCTCGTTGCCGCCGGCTGGCGGCCCGCCGGGGTCCGCCCGGCACCTGACGGGCAGATCGACGTGATCGAGGCCGTCGCCGCCTAG
- a CDS encoding DUF1656 domain-containing protein has product MLSEFPLAGIYLPPFFVYACATVPIYMAVRALLARLGVLRRVWHPALFEFAISLVLVATLILYF; this is encoded by the coding sequence ATGCTCAGTGAATTCCCGCTGGCCGGCATCTACCTGCCGCCATTCTTCGTCTATGCGTGCGCAACGGTGCCGATCTACATGGCCGTGCGCGCGCTGCTCGCCCGGCTCGGCGTGTTGCGCCGCGTGTGGCATCCAGCGCTGTTCGAGTTCGCGATTTCGCTCGTGCTGGTCGCCACGCTGATCCTCTACTTCTAG
- a CDS encoding 3-dehydroquinate synthase II family protein yields the protein MHRYPWIDLRALGAQAGAVAADAARAGVGRVVVAEADRDTFAAGAAAQLAVSTAGVATLVDDAHAPLAGVRVRIDGAADFDAARTAIARHALVLIDYALATTVPLERLLADAGDAACRIVVSLADPHGAAYLVRKHAQSPVDIAFAPRDAVALRSVLAACGELRAREPLKLKTFEVQRVEPLGVGLHAVIDGCSQLDGEECVLAGASATSMLLVVAAGAAHPPGRPLTFGIDAGSAESFVFCGGDRARQLSLLRSGERILTVGAAGDTRAIVVGRVRIESAPLVALHTRSASGANTRVVMRGDRAVRFRTDDGARVGLADVAPGIRLAGYEPGAGWVDCRMRAAASRSVVSVSR from the coding sequence ATGCATCGCTATCCGTGGATCGACCTGCGCGCGCTCGGCGCGCAGGCAGGCGCCGTCGCGGCCGACGCGGCGAGGGCCGGTGTGGGCCGTGTCGTCGTGGCCGAGGCCGATCGCGACACCTTCGCGGCCGGCGCGGCAGCGCAACTGGCCGTTTCGACGGCGGGCGTCGCGACACTGGTCGACGACGCGCATGCGCCGCTCGCAGGCGTTCGCGTGAGGATCGACGGCGCGGCGGATTTCGACGCCGCGCGCACTGCAATCGCGCGGCACGCGCTCGTGCTGATCGACTATGCGCTCGCGACCACGGTGCCGCTCGAGCGCCTGCTCGCGGATGCCGGCGATGCTGCGTGCCGCATCGTCGTGTCGCTGGCCGATCCGCACGGCGCGGCCTACCTCGTGCGCAAGCATGCGCAGTCGCCGGTCGACATCGCGTTCGCACCGCGCGATGCGGTCGCGTTGCGCAGCGTGCTGGCCGCGTGCGGCGAGCTGCGCGCACGCGAGCCGCTGAAGCTGAAAACATTCGAGGTGCAGCGCGTCGAGCCGCTCGGCGTCGGGCTGCATGCGGTGATCGACGGCTGTTCGCAGCTGGACGGCGAAGAGTGCGTGCTGGCCGGCGCGAGCGCGACCAGCATGCTGCTCGTCGTCGCGGCCGGCGCCGCGCATCCGCCGGGCCGGCCGCTCACGTTCGGCATCGATGCGGGCTCGGCCGAATCGTTCGTGTTCTGCGGCGGCGACCGCGCGCGCCAGCTTTCGCTGCTGCGTTCGGGCGAGCGGATCCTGACGGTCGGTGCGGCGGGCGACACGCGCGCGATCGTGGTCGGCCGCGTGCGGATCGAATCCGCGCCGCTCGTTGCGCTGCACACGCGCAGCGCCTCCGGCGCGAACACGCGCGTCGTGATGCGCGGCGACCGCGCAGTGCGTTTCCGGACCGACGACGGCGCGCGCGTCGGTCTTGCCGATGTCGCGCCCGGTATCCGGCTTGCCGGCTACGAACCGGGCGCCGGCTGGGTGGATTGCCGGATGAGGGCCGCCGCGTCGCGTTCGGTCGTTTCCGTCAGCCGCTAG